The following coding sequences lie in one Pontibacter sp. G13 genomic window:
- a CDS encoding DUF3995 domain-containing protein, translating into MMISMLLALTFFVLAAVHYHWAFGGTFGFDAAIPTRENGEKLMNPGWKECVIVGLGLTAFGLFYVLRSGFFSYQLPKGIQLIAGWGIPLIFLLRAVGEFRYVGFFKRLKTTPFAKWDTMLFSPLCLVLGFLGLVLQIAR; encoded by the coding sequence ATGATGATTTCCATGCTATTGGCGCTGACCTTTTTCGTACTTGCCGCTGTCCATTACCATTGGGCATTTGGAGGGACGTTTGGCTTCGATGCTGCTATTCCCACACGAGAAAATGGCGAAAAGCTGATGAATCCGGGATGGAAAGAATGCGTGATCGTGGGGTTGGGGCTGACGGCTTTTGGGCTCTTTTATGTCCTCAGATCCGGCTTCTTCAGTTACCAACTGCCAAAGGGGATTCAGCTGATCGCAGGTTGGGGCATCCCGCTGATTTTCCTGCTTCGGGCAGTGGGCGAGTTTAGGTATGTCGGGTTCTTCAAGCGGTTGAAAACGACCCCTTTTGCGAAATGGGACACCATGTTGTTTTCTCCGCTGTGCTTGGTCCTCGGTTTTTTGGGCCTTGTGCTCCAGATCGCGAGGTGA